Genomic segment of Bacteroides intestinalis DSM 17393:
AGTGTTCGGCGAAGGTCCGATAGCCGAAGCCGATATTAAAATCAATGCACAAGGATTCAACGAAGGAGCATATAGCAAAGCTACGGCACAAGAGATCCGTTTCACCCAAACCAAGAAGGATTTATATGCCACGGTTCTGGCTTGGCCGGAAAATGGAAATGTAATCATCAAATCATTAGCTGCCGACAGCAAACTATTTCCGCAAAAGATAAGGAAGGTAGAACTGCTCGGATATGGCCCGGTACGATTCAACCGCACAGCAGAAGGGCTTTCCATTAATCTGCCGGAGAAAAAGCTCAACAACATAGCTCCCGTCTTTAAAATAAAGAAATAAAATCATAAGGAATAAGAGAGTATTTATCGGCTTTTTCTTAAGTCGATAAGCTCTCGCTATACCTTAAAAATAACCCAATAATCAATTAAAATTATGAGAAACAGATTAACGTATGGACTTATGCAACCAATGAGATTCATAATGATCCTATTGGTTTGTCATCTTAGCAACGCTACTTGGGCACAAGTGCAAAGCAATGTGAAAGGCTTAGTTACCGATTCTTCTGGCGAACCCCTGATTGGGGTAAGCATATTGGTTAAAAGTACCAATAATGGAACTGTCAGCGATCTGGATGGTAAATTTACCGTAACAGCTAAAACCGGAGATATTCTCCATATCAGTTATGTAGGTTATATTTCTCAGGAGATAAAGGCAGAAGAGAATAAGCAGCTTCGCATCATTATGGAAGAAGATACGAAGAAGCTGGAAGAAGTTGTAATCGTAGGTTATGGTACACAAAAGAAGGTGAATCTGACAGGATCTGTATCTTCCATATCGGCCGAAGACTTAGCCAGCAAACCTGTGATGAGTACTGCACAAGCATTGGCAGGTTTAGCACCGGGACTGAGTGTTTTACAAACTTCCGGTCGTCCGGGAACAGGAGCAACGGTCAAAATACGTGGTACAGGTACCTTCTCCAATGCCGGAACAGATCCGTTAGTATTGATTGACGGTTTATCCGGGAATATAGACGATATAGACCCCAACGACATTCAGAGTATTTCTTTCCTGAAAGATGCCGCCTCAGCCTCTATTTACGGTAACCGTGCCGCTAATGGTGTCATCCTGGTTGAAACCAAAAAGGGAGTACAAGGAAAGACTACCATCACATACAGTAATTCTTTTGGTTGGCAACGTCCCACAGAGTTACCGGATTTCCTGCCATCATGGGAATATGCAGAATACTACAATATGGCTATGCGCAATATGGATAAGCAAGATGCCTACCTCCCTGAAGAGATACAGAAATTCAAAGACGGCTCAGACCCCGATAATTATCCTAATGTAAATCATCTGAAATGGCTATTGGAGTCAGGTTCCGGTTTCCAACATCAGCATAACGTCAGCATACAAGGCGGTAATGCCACAACGAACTACAACTTATCAATAGGCTACCGCAACCAGGAAGGTATGACGGCAAATACTTCTAACGAACGTATGACAGCATTATTCACTATGAAAAGTGAAATAGCTAAAGGACTTACCCTCAATCTGAATATTAACGCCTATAACAATAAATACAATGCTCCCAATGGAGAGCCTCAAAGTATTGATGGGATGATAGGATATGCCGTACGCCAGGGTCCTATCTATGCAGGCCAGAAGTCTGACGGCAGTTTTGGGTATCAGGACAATTACAGCCCGGAGGCATGGCTGGCAAGTGAATCTTTCGTGCAAAACATCAATAGAAATATCAGTGCTTCCGGTCAGTTGAAATGGGACACTCCTGTTGAAGGACTCTCTTTCATCGGAAAAGCAGGGGTTAATTACTGGACTAAGTATGACAAAGCTTATCGTGCGGATACTTATTTTGATGAAAGTAAGACTGTGGGACCGGCTTCTTTGAACGTCTGGACAGCCAACAATACATACACTACTTTCGAAGCATTGGCTACTTATGAAAAGCGGATAAAAGATCATAGTTTTAAGTTACTGGCAGGTACATCCGTAGAGCAATCAGCCAATAGAGGGTTAGAAGGTTACAGAAATACATTCCCCAATAACTATCTATATGAATTAGGTTCCGGTGACAAAGCAACAGCTACGAATAACAGTTCACTGGAAGAATACGCATTATTATCTTTCTTCGGACGTATCAATTACTCACTGAAAGACCGTTATCTGTTGGAAGCCAATTTGCGATATGATGGTTCTTCCCGTTTTGCAGACGGACATCGTTGGGGAATCTTCCCATCTGTATCTGCCGGATGGAGAATTTCAGAAGAAGACTTCTGGAAGAACAGTTCCGTTTCTAATATATTCGATAATCTGAAGGTTCGCGCTTCCTACGGTGTATTGGGAAATCAAAACATCGGTGTCTATCCGTATCAGCAAACTTACAGCCTTGGACAAGATTATCCTTTTGGCAATCCTGCCGCCCTGCAACCCGGTGCTGCCGCAGGAACTTATAATAATCCGGAAATAACCTGGGAGAAGACAGCTATCACGGATATCGGTTTGGATTTCAGTCTGTTTAACGGACGCTTTACCGGTACTTTGGACTACTTCTATAAATATACCTCAGACATTCTGGCACCGGTAGAAGTATCCAGCATAATGGGACGCGGGGTTGGACAGTCAAACATTGGTGCTGTATCCAATAAGGGTATCGAGGTGAATCTTACTTATAACGGACAAATCGGACGTAACTTCCGCTTTAGCATCTCTCCTAACTTTACCTGGGTAAAGAATGCCGTAGAGAAACTGGCAAATGGTGCTACTGAAGAAATCAATAATAACCGTATTGTGGGACAACCTATCGGAATAATTTATGGTTACGAGACAGATGGTTTATTCGTAGACCAGGCTGAAATAGATGCAGCTCCCGAACAATTGGTTGGTAAATCAAGCCTAAAACCGGGCTATGTGAAATACAAAGACATCAGCGGTCCTGACGGAGTGCCTGATGGCAAAGTGGATGCACAATATGACCGCACCGTATTAGGAAGCACCACCCCTAAATTCTATTATGGTCTGAATCTGTCAGCATCTTACAAAGGACTCGATTTCTCCGCTTTACTGCAAGGTTTGGGAGGACACAAACGCCTCATCGGTTCTTATATGGCCTATGCATTTTACAATGGGGGACAAATCCAGAGATGGCAGGCAGATAATTGCTGGACAGAAGCAAATCCCAATAAATGGGCAGAATATCCACGTTTGGAAACTCTGAATATGAATAATACAAACCTTCAGACCTCTGATTACTGGGTACGTAATGCCAGTTTCCTGCGTGTGAAGAATGTGCAAATAGGATATACCTTCCCCAAAACATGGACAAAGAAAATAGGAATGGAAAATGTACGTGTCTATGTGAGCGGGCAGAATCTGTTCTCTTTCAACAGTTTCTATAAAGGTTGGGACCCGGAAAATGAAATTGCTACAGGAGATGGTCCATCCTATTATCCTATCAATAGCATCTATTCATTTGGATTTAATATCAAGTTCTAAGTTAACGATTCAATCAAGAACAATATGAAAAATATATATCATACATTAGAAATAACAAAAGCCTGTTTAGTTACTTTGGCTTTATCATTGGTAACAGTAAGTTGTTCAGACTTATTAGATAAAGAACCTCCTTCATCTATTTCTGATGGTAGCTTTTGGACAGGTGAAGGAGATGCTATGCTGGCATTGACCGGATGTTATCGTTTCCAGACCGGCTGGTCGCATGATGATTTTGCCACCCCACAAGGATTGCTCTATCTGGACTTTGCCGGAGGAAATGGTACGGAAAAAGAAAACTTTTCCACATTGATGGCAAGTTCCAACACAGTTGCCACCAATAGTAATCTGCGCTGGTTTTGGGGAAACGCCTATACCCAGATAGCCAAATACAATGTCTTCCTGGAAAATATAACGGACTGTCCTATGGATGGAGATAAAAAAGGAATCTGGTCAGCCGAAGTGAAATGCCTGCGTGCCTATTTCTTATTCAATCTTGCATTTTATTATAAAGATGTACCGATGCCATTGAAAACATTGTCAGTAGAAGAAGCTAACACCATCTCACAAACTCCACAAGCGGACGTCTATGCTCAAGTGGAAACTGATTTGAAAGCAGCCATCAATCTATTGCCAACCAAATACTCGTCGGAAGAATATGGACGTTTCACGAAAGGAGCAGCACAAGTATTGTTAAGCCGTCTCTATCTGGCACAAGAGAAATGGTCGGAAGCCGCTGCTGTTTTGCGTAGCGTCATTGATTCCGGAATATATGAACTAGATCGCCGTTATGGTGAAGATAGTTATGAAAAGCTATTCCAGATAGGCGGAGAATATAGTCCTGAAACAATATTCTGCATCATGGGAGTAAAGGACTTATATACAAATTCACGTTATCAATATTTGTATCCTGAGGCTGCTTACGGTGGTTGGCACCAATTTGCCCCTTATAATGAACTGGTCAAAGAGTACTTTTGTACAGACGGTAAGGATATAAAAACATCTGAAGTATATGATGAAAATGACCCCTATGCAAATCGTGATTTACGTTTATATGCGTCCGTCTTCTTGCCGCCATTGGGAAGTTATCCGGGAACCAAATATAATGATATAACCTACGACTGTTTCAAAGGTGCCAACACTTCAGATTACTATAACAAGTTTGCCCTGTTTAATGGTTATTGCCCCAAGAAAGGATGTGATCCTTCCATAATCAACAATTTGGGAGCTACTCCCACTTATACGCCGATAATGCGTTATGCAGAAGTCTTGTTAAGCTATCTGGAAGCTTTGAACGAAGCTCAACCAAGTGCCGTAGACCAAGACATTCTCGACCTTACAATAAACGACATTCGTGACCGTGTAAAATTAACAAAGCTTGAAAAAGCCAATATGTCTCAGGAACTAATCCGTGAAGCTGTCCGCAAAGAAAGGCGGGTTGAACTGGCTTTTGAAGGCCTGCGTTATTATGATGTATTGCGTTGGGGCATTGCCGAAAAAGAGTTGAACCATACATTCACAGGCGTTAAACTATCAGACGATCCCAAAGCCCGGAATTATCGGGGAAGCGGAACTGCAGCTTCTCCGGTTGATGAAGACATGTATTATCAGTTTGAGAAACGCACCTGGTCACCTCATAACCGTTATTTCCCAATACCACAGAATGATCTGAATGTCAATAAGAACCTCAAACAGAATACAGGATACAATTAGTTTTTATTTAATGGACAAGTAATTAATAGGTATGGTTAAGTATCCGGAACTTTGTCTCCGGATACTTATATTATTATATAGTTTTTTAATGCAATAAGATTATGACAAATAAAGGATATCAAGTAAAGGAATACCATTGCCCGGTAAAAAGATATTGCCAGACTATGGATTTAAAAGACAATCCAAAACTAATTAAGGAATACATCAGGTGCCACAGCAAACCTGAAGCCTGGCCGGAAATAAGAGCCGGCATTCGTTCAGTAGGTATTTTAGAGATGGAAATCTATATATTAGGTTCCCGGTTATTCATGATTATAGAAACACCGCTTGACTTCGATTGGGAAACAGCTATGGACAAGCTTTCTCATTTACCCAGACAAGCAGAATGGGAAGAGTATGTATCCAAATTTCAGGAGTGTGTACCTACAAGCACCTCTGCAGAGAAATGGAAATTGATGGAGCGAATGTTTCATCTATATGAATAGTAAGAATTCTGATAGAAAAGCTTTACTTTGCTTTTTCTTAAAGTAGGTATAACCTTAAAACGATTATAATATTATGAAGAAAAGTCTTTTTACCAGTTTAATGTTAGGGATTCTGATTTCAGAGCCACTAACAGCGCAGACAGGAGCAGACAATCCTTTCGGTAACGCTTTGATACCTGATATGATTGCAGATGCAAGCATTCAGGAAATAAACGGAACGTTCTATTGTTATGCTACCACTGACGGATATGGTCGGGGATTGGAAACTTCGGGACCGCCTGTGGTATGGAAATCAAAGGACTTTGTTCATTGGAGCTTTGACGGTACTTATTTCCCTTCTGCCGCGAAAGAAAAGTACTGGGCACCCAGCAAGGCTGTCGCTGCCAATGGTAAATACTACAT
This window contains:
- a CDS encoding SusC/RagA family TonB-linked outer membrane protein, which translates into the protein MRNRLTYGLMQPMRFIMILLVCHLSNATWAQVQSNVKGLVTDSSGEPLIGVSILVKSTNNGTVSDLDGKFTVTAKTGDILHISYVGYISQEIKAEENKQLRIIMEEDTKKLEEVVIVGYGTQKKVNLTGSVSSISAEDLASKPVMSTAQALAGLAPGLSVLQTSGRPGTGATVKIRGTGTFSNAGTDPLVLIDGLSGNIDDIDPNDIQSISFLKDAASASIYGNRAANGVILVETKKGVQGKTTITYSNSFGWQRPTELPDFLPSWEYAEYYNMAMRNMDKQDAYLPEEIQKFKDGSDPDNYPNVNHLKWLLESGSGFQHQHNVSIQGGNATTNYNLSIGYRNQEGMTANTSNERMTALFTMKSEIAKGLTLNLNINAYNNKYNAPNGEPQSIDGMIGYAVRQGPIYAGQKSDGSFGYQDNYSPEAWLASESFVQNINRNISASGQLKWDTPVEGLSFIGKAGVNYWTKYDKAYRADTYFDESKTVGPASLNVWTANNTYTTFEALATYEKRIKDHSFKLLAGTSVEQSANRGLEGYRNTFPNNYLYELGSGDKATATNNSSLEEYALLSFFGRINYSLKDRYLLEANLRYDGSSRFADGHRWGIFPSVSAGWRISEEDFWKNSSVSNIFDNLKVRASYGVLGNQNIGVYPYQQTYSLGQDYPFGNPAALQPGAAAGTYNNPEITWEKTAITDIGLDFSLFNGRFTGTLDYFYKYTSDILAPVEVSSIMGRGVGQSNIGAVSNKGIEVNLTYNGQIGRNFRFSISPNFTWVKNAVEKLANGATEEINNNRIVGQPIGIIYGYETDGLFVDQAEIDAAPEQLVGKSSLKPGYVKYKDISGPDGVPDGKVDAQYDRTVLGSTTPKFYYGLNLSASYKGLDFSALLQGLGGHKRLIGSYMAYAFYNGGQIQRWQADNCWTEANPNKWAEYPRLETLNMNNTNLQTSDYWVRNASFLRVKNVQIGYTFPKTWTKKIGMENVRVYVSGQNLFSFNSFYKGWDPENEIATGDGPSYYPINSIYSFGFNIKF
- a CDS encoding RagB/SusD family nutrient uptake outer membrane protein, coding for MKNIYHTLEITKACLVTLALSLVTVSCSDLLDKEPPSSISDGSFWTGEGDAMLALTGCYRFQTGWSHDDFATPQGLLYLDFAGGNGTEKENFSTLMASSNTVATNSNLRWFWGNAYTQIAKYNVFLENITDCPMDGDKKGIWSAEVKCLRAYFLFNLAFYYKDVPMPLKTLSVEEANTISQTPQADVYAQVETDLKAAINLLPTKYSSEEYGRFTKGAAQVLLSRLYLAQEKWSEAAAVLRSVIDSGIYELDRRYGEDSYEKLFQIGGEYSPETIFCIMGVKDLYTNSRYQYLYPEAAYGGWHQFAPYNELVKEYFCTDGKDIKTSEVYDENDPYANRDLRLYASVFLPPLGSYPGTKYNDITYDCFKGANTSDYYNKFALFNGYCPKKGCDPSIINNLGATPTYTPIMRYAEVLLSYLEALNEAQPSAVDQDILDLTINDIRDRVKLTKLEKANMSQELIREAVRKERRVELAFEGLRYYDVLRWGIAEKELNHTFTGVKLSDDPKARNYRGSGTAASPVDEDMYYQFEKRTWSPHNRYFPIPQNDLNVNKNLKQNTGYN
- a CDS encoding L-rhamnose mutarotase, with the protein product MTNKGYQVKEYHCPVKRYCQTMDLKDNPKLIKEYIRCHSKPEAWPEIRAGIRSVGILEMEIYILGSRLFMIIETPLDFDWETAMDKLSHLPRQAEWEEYVSKFQECVPTSTSAEKWKLMERMFHLYE